From Acidobacteriota bacterium:
TTGTAGACGTCCATGGCCAGCGCCACTCCATGGCGGAGGGCCAGTGCGATGCCCTCGTCGTCAATCAGCGAAGCGTGCTCGATGGTGTCGGCCCCCGCCACTATGGCCTCCTTGATGGAGCGGGCGCCGTGGGCGTGGGCTGCAACCTTGAGTCCGGCGGCGTGAGCCACCTCGACCACGGCGGCGATCTCTTCGGCAGTCATTTCCGGCTCTCCCGGGACGCCCCCGTAGGCCAGCACCGCCCCCGAGGCGATCACCTTGATCAGATCGGCGCCTCCCTCCACGACGGCCCGCGCTTTTTCCCCAAAAGCCTCGGCTCCGCGGGCCACGCCCATGCGGACGTGTGGCGGGATCTCTTCTTCGGGAACGCCGGGGATCACCAGATCGCCGCCGCCGCCGGGAATGGTGAGATAGAAGCCCGCCGATTGAATACGGGGTCCCGCCACCTGTCCCGCATCGACCTGGTCGCGGATGCGGGTGCCCGTCCACCCCGGGTAAGCGCCCACGTTGCGGACGCTGGTGAAGCCCGCCATCAGGGTTTTCTCAGCGATAATTCGGCTTATTTCATCCTGGTTTGCTTGTGTGCGGGTGTAAAAGGACTTGAGGTCGGCGGTATCACCGGCCCGGTCGGTGACGTGGGTGTGCATGTCGATCAGCCCGGGCAGGCAGACGTGGCCCGACAGATCGAGCAGGGGGGCGTCGTGAGCGGACTGGCCTGAAGACACGATCTCGCGGATAACGCCGTCCACGATGAGGACGGTTTGATCGCTGCGGACCTGATCGGATAGCCCGTCGATCAACCGTCCGCAGCGGACGGCCAGCGTGCCGCTGTCGGGCGTGAAGGGAGCCCGCGTGACAGGAATCTGGCCTGTGCAGGCCGCCAGGCAGGCCAGCCACAACAAGATGGGAACAAGCGCTCGCAGCAGGATCATAGTTGCAAGATCCTCTCGCGGCACGGGCGAACTGCTCGTGTCCAGGCCAGTTTAGATCAAGGCACGCTCTGCTGCGAGGCGGATGTCAATCCCAGTCGTGGGGACGGACTGTGCGCGTCCAGCGGTTGGTGAAATAGTGCTCTAATTCCCTTCCCGGCCAACCCAGGTGGTAGATTTCGGTGAAACGGTAGGCATCGCTGATCTCCAAGGTCAGCCGGGCCCGGATGCCGGGTCCGCTTTCCACCGCCTCAGAGGTGCAGACGACCTTCATGCCGTCAACCTCGCAGGCTGAGCGGACCACCACGCCTTCTTTCATGAATTCCCTGTAGACGAGGCGTTTTTGCTGGCTGTCGTAGCTGAAAACGCCCAGTTCTTCGTGCTGATCGCCTTCGGGACTCTTCTCCTGAGGCAGACGTACCGAAACATGCCGGCTTTCAAGAAACCGGTCGCCTAGAATGAAGCGGTATCGCCTTAAGCCTTTCCCCGTTCCCAGCTTGCCGCTGATCTCGCCTTCCCAGGTGCCGACCAGCAGCTTCAGCGGACCCCAGGGGTCAGCCTGCCCTTTCGGCTCGGCTTCCTGCTCCTCTTCTTCTTGGCCAAGAAGAAG
This genomic window contains:
- a CDS encoding amidohydrolase family protein codes for the protein MILLRALVPILLWLACLAACTGQIPVTRAPFTPDSGTLAVRCGRLIDGLSDQVRSDQTVLIVDGVIREIVSSGQSAHDAPLLDLSGHVCLPGLIDMHTHVTDRAGDTADLKSFYTRTQANQDEISRIIAEKTLMAGFTSVRNVGAYPGWTGTRIRDQVDAGQVAGPRIQSAGFYLTIPGGGGDLVIPGVPEEEIPPHVRMGVARGAEAFGEKARAVVEGGADLIKVIASGAVLAYGGVPGEPEMTAEEIAAVVEVAHAAGLKVAAHAHGARSIKEAIVAGADTIEHASLIDDEGIALALRHGVALAMDVYNGDYIEAEGRRQGWPEEFLRKNAETTEAQRQSFSRAHQAGVTIVFATDSGVYPHGDNARQFAIMVERGMTPMEAIRSATSRAARVMGRDDVGALEPGRLGDLIAVTRDPLADIRALESVDVVIKGGLLFKPPSPEAHK